The Taeniopygia guttata chromosome 13, bTaeGut7.mat, whole genome shotgun sequence nucleotide sequence TTGATTTTATTGCTATCAGCTCCCTGGTTTTTGGATTGACTTGATTGGAAGTAGTTTAGAACACCTCTCTTCTCAAATGTCACAATGTTTATAAACCTCTAATGCTCTGAGATACACAGCCCTGTGGAAAGCTAGAAATTTTCACTGCTAAATGTGTTGCTGGTAAAAGTTAAATAAGTATGGAAAGTACCTTGGGAAAGGTACAAATGGTTTGTGAGAGTCCTGAACCCCACAAGAGCATCAGAACAGAGGTGGCTGTGACTGTGTGACAGTCTGAGGACACTTCATGTGACTCTCACACCAACATTCATGGCTTCCTTTAAGAAGCTTGAGTCTTCTTGCTGAATTAAAAAGCCTTTTCAACATAAACTATAAAGGATTTAatagtttggttttttgagTATACAAATGTGCTGGTTCTCTTTTTCAAGACAACAACTTCACAGTTTTCCAGATAAACTGGGCAGGGACAAAGAACCCTTGTGTTcagcagctgaggctgtggTCTTGCCTTGCAGGTGGCTGGCATCTGGCAGCCTCTTTCCTCTGTCATGCATCCACACCAgcacatctctgcagaaaattGGGAAGTGGGAGAAGAAGAACAGGATTGTTTACCCTCCCCAGCTGCCTGGAGAGCCTCGCAGACCAGCTGTAAGGATGCACCTGTGAATGTCCTCACCTGAGAATGTTGAGCAATTTCTGAGCAGATTGTCACTGTCTGCACAGAGTGACTGCACGGGGGCACTAGTTTGAAAGCTTGTTTGCTCATTATTTAGGATTTTATTCAGTTTGGCTGTGTTGTACAAGTTGATATCCCTTGGAATTGCTTTCCATCTCTAAATTGTATTGGAGCCTTGAGTTCCTGGGAGCTGATCACCTACTCAGTGTGTGGTTCAAGCTGTGAGGGGCTCATCCTCTGTAGAAGTTTCTGAACTACAAGGAGGTAAAAATTGTACTGTCAGGAACTGATATTCTGGAATTCCATTGTtagcatttttcttcattagGAATGGATGTGTTGTGGCTTCTGTTAGACACACTGCTCAGCAAAGTAAAAGTATTTATATCTGAAAAGAAATGAGGTTTTTTTAGGCACGTATTTTGTGAGCCATGAGCATTTATTGATTGCTTTTGTGAACATTGTGGCCTAGGCCATAGAAATCCCTGCTGTGGAGTGATGCAGTGTGTGTGAAAATGCAGCTATTGACAGACTTGTTTATTAAATCAGTGTTTTACCTGATTATCAAGAGTTCCATCTCTTTCAAATTTGCATTGATGTTAGATTCTACAGCTACCCTGTTAAATGGGTCTGTGGAGGCAGCTCTTTGTGCTAATCAAACTTGAAACCCTCTTCACTTCTCGAGAGCTAATTAAGTTCATTCTGGTAATATTGTTTATTTGCTCTCCCAGTAAGTTGAGTTGACAGCAGGGTAATATTTTTAAGGCTGAATGAAGGTTTTGCTTCTAAAGTGGGGAGAATGAGAGGAAAAGATGGTGATAAACCTTGTGATTATCATTTTCAGGGACTTCTGCTTATAAACTAAGTGTCAtaagattaaattaaaatttcctgTGTGCCTGTACCTTTTTTTAGTGCTTTCAGTTTCAAATATCAAAGCTATGCCTGATGTGTTGTTCTCATAGTAGGCAGAGCCATTCTTATTTTATTCCTAGTAAGAAAATAGATTGTGGAGCAGACATGGATGCTCCATTCCTGTTTTCACAGCAAAATTACTCATCCCTTAACTTCTTTTTGCTCCTAGGAAATATATCACTGTCGgagggaaataaaatacagcaaagaTAAGATGTGGTATCTGGCAAAACTGGTAAGCAAAGAGTACTTTGTGCTCTACTTGAGAGAATGCAAAATTTAATTGCTGTATTTGTCTTAAGAGCCTCATTCAATCACAGTTTAATCAGCATCTTTATAGCAGAATCCTGGGGATGAGCATGGATCTGGACAGGGAATGGCTGTTTGTACTTTGCTTTAGCAGGTATTACACTGAAGAAATGGTAATTAAGGAAATGacagtatttttgtttttataatagCAGTATAATTTAAGTGTTGTCTTCTGAATCAGAGAAAGGAAATACTTGTGAATGCAGAAGTTAATTTTACCACTTTGATTGCAGATAAAAGGAATGTCCATTGATCAGGCTCTCGCTCAGCTGGAATTCAGTGACAAAAAGGGAGCAAAGGTGATCAAAGAGGTAAATAACAGTATTCTTTAACACTCCTGGTTTCCAGAAAACTCGAAAATCAATATCTGTCACCAGAAGTTTGGAGGTGCTTCTACTTCTGTGGCTTTTTGTGTTTCAAGTAAGCCTGTTGGGAGCACATTCTAACAACACAGTTTTGTTGCAGTCAGGTGACACTGTGACTTATGAATATGTTGGGGTCACCTGTGCTGGCTGTTCTAACTTGTCATGGTGATAAATTCCATGTGGGTGTCCTCTCTAGCAGTGCTTGGTGTTAAGTTCATGGTAAAAGGTGCAGAATCCTGGTCACTAATGGCTGCTACATCTGTGTGCTTTGGTTCTTAAACTGTAAGAGATGGAGGACATTGTTAAGGAGACGACTAAATTCTGTAAAGGCACAAAAGCTTTGAATACACTGGTAGTTTGAATTCTCAAATTACTCATTTTCTTGGCTGAACCGTTGATTTCTGGTATAATTATGGCAAAGAAATATCCTGTATTAGCTGAAAATATTGAATAGACCAAGTTCATTTTGCCAACCTTGGAATTTATTTCTAGTCAGATATCTAATTACACAAAGGTCTCTGGAGAGAAGGCTGACAAATGCTGGTGGAAAACATCTTTTCCACTCCCTTTCCTCtcaaaaaatgtaataaaattgtCCTGAGGCTTTTTCATTCTATGCAGGAAACTTCCTTATGGAAAAGATGCTTGTCTTTTAACAGTTTTTATctttataaaatactttttctatAACTGACTTAAACTTGCAATTTCTTTCATGTTATCTAGAGATAAGAAATAGTATTCTTTAAATTCCTCCTcagtatttccatttcttttccttttgttacaGGTTCTGTTAGAAGCACAGGAAATGGCTGTAAGAAAGCACAATGTGGA carries:
- the MRPL22 gene encoding large ribosomal subunit protein uL22m — its product is MAARWALGAGAAWARGLLSWARPERWLASGSLFPLSCIHTSTSLQKIGKWEKKNRIVYPPQLPGEPRRPAEIYHCRREIKYSKDKMWYLAKLIKGMSIDQALAQLEFSDKKGAKVIKEVLLEAQEMAVRKHNVEFKSNLHIAESQTGRGRYVKRLRCHGKGMFGMMRISRCHYFVKLVEGPPPPPEPPKTGFDQAKEYVQQLRNRTLVHTL